The Geitlerinema sp. PCC 9228 genome has a segment encoding these proteins:
- a CDS encoding NAD(P)H-quinone oxidoreductase subunit M — protein MNALLKSTTRHVRIFTAEIMDNEFVPNDSLLTLDVDPDNELNWNDEALQKVYRKFDELVDNYAGEELTEYNLRRIGSDLEHYIRALLHDGEVTYNLKSRVRNFSLGLPRVESQES, from the coding sequence ATGAATGCACTGCTGAAGTCTACAACCCGTCACGTGCGTATTTTTACGGCGGAAATCATGGACAATGAGTTCGTTCCCAACGATAGTTTGCTGACGTTGGATGTGGACCCGGATAACGAACTAAACTGGAACGACGAAGCGTTGCAGAAGGTCTATCGCAAGTTCGACGAATTGGTGGATAATTACGCTGGAGAAGAGCTAACGGAGTACAATCTCCGTCGCATTGGGTCGGATTTGGAACATTATATCCGTGCGCTACTGCATGACGGCGAGGTTACCTACAACCTCAAAAGCCGCGTCCGCAATTTCAGTTTGGGGTTACCTCGGGTGGAATCCCAGGAATCTTAA
- a CDS encoding DUF6880 family protein has product MRFQISYFEDLLAAGYARDTIQLTQEIVPLLEKAIDLIYDLEGELGSIIEQVEEFHYRGCTLAPPHPHELAQQLFYLELEADYETFYNAIRQYAEILGKEGLEKYRQLVDAELEKLPPTEKQTINDSLRRRNLTQMKETLVEVTGTWEDLVETIAQDLSLSHDYVRIAELYQQNKQLDQAIEWIQRGLHDCQNWPDSQKDFQIRSFESHLMKLYQEKGQFDEVLAIAWKHFSHSPSLQLYQTLKEKACKAGNWEYWQQQAIAYIEKAIAQLQTNPKSPPYEIQNKSSLLVQIYLQEGEIERAWQQAQKDGCDSHLWMELAAKKEKDAPEDALSVYLPRIEPLIKQTHNEAYNQAITLLFKIEEIMTRLNREKEFTEDLNQLQITYKRKRNFIKFSQNRGLMENK; this is encoded by the coding sequence ATACGTTTTCAAATTTCCTACTTTGAAGATCTGCTGGCAGCTGGATATGCCAGAGATACGATCCAATTAACTCAGGAAATCGTTCCCCTTCTAGAAAAGGCGATCGACCTTATTTACGATCTAGAAGGGGAGCTAGGTTCGATTATAGAACAAGTAGAAGAATTTCATTATCGCGGGTGTACGCTTGCTCCTCCCCATCCTCATGAATTAGCCCAACAGTTGTTCTATTTAGAATTAGAGGCAGATTATGAGACTTTTTATAACGCTATAAGACAGTACGCCGAGATTTTGGGTAAAGAAGGTTTGGAAAAGTATCGGCAGTTGGTGGACGCGGAATTGGAAAAACTGCCTCCCACTGAGAAGCAAACAATCAATGATTCGCTCCGACGGCGAAACCTAACTCAAATGAAAGAAACTTTGGTCGAGGTTACGGGGACATGGGAAGATTTGGTAGAAACTATTGCCCAAGATTTGTCATTATCCCACGACTATGTAAGGATTGCCGAACTTTACCAACAAAACAAGCAGCTGGATCAAGCCATTGAATGGATACAAAGGGGTTTGCATGACTGTCAGAATTGGCCAGATTCTCAAAAAGATTTTCAAATCCGTAGCTTTGAGTCCCATTTGATGAAACTTTACCAAGAAAAGGGGCAGTTCGACGAGGTTCTAGCTATTGCTTGGAAACATTTTTCCCATTCTCCAAGCCTTCAACTTTATCAAACTTTAAAAGAAAAAGCTTGCAAAGCGGGCAATTGGGAATATTGGCAGCAACAAGCCATTGCCTACATCGAAAAGGCGATCGCGCAATTGCAAACAAATCCCAAATCTCCCCCCTATGAAATTCAGAACAAATCTTCTTTACTGGTGCAAATTTACTTACAAGAAGGAGAAATTGAACGGGCATGGCAACAAGCACAAAAAGACGGCTGCGACAGCCATCTTTGGATGGAACTAGCTGCCAAAAAAGAAAAAGATGCTCCCGAAGATGCTTTATCAGTCTATCTCCCCAGAATTGAGCCCCTAATCAAGCAAACCCATAATGAGGCCTACAATCAAGCCATTACATTGCTTTTTAAGATCGAAGAAATAATGACCAGATTAAATCGAGAAAAAGAATTTACCGAGGATCTCAACCAACTTCAAATCACCTACAAACGCAAGCGTAACTTTATCAAATTTTCCCAAAACAGAGGACTCATGGAAAATAAATAG
- a CDS encoding class I SAM-dependent methyltransferase, with product MTDSLTKLAFQTVQQGKNYFAIAHKMVSGQIREWIAPRVEQQTQSLSPQALQKFQKRVDEILERDWQDAEAGVYSTDLLFEGATDTFWWDYPLLCWELPQVWEKANRRSYREFSSQIDTRGYPNYYLQNFHYQIDGYLSDRSAELYDLQVEILFNGLGDTMRRRILAPLKQKTASLAAHLETPRDLRILDVACGTGRTLKGLRSTFPEASLFGVDLSPTYLRKANQLLCAQPGELPQLLQGNAEALPYRDAFFHAVTCVFLFHELPSPVRQNVLNEMFRVLQPGGVVAICDSIQVEDDPDLKPALENFQTLFHEPYYRDYIQDDLPAKLQKAGFTSVSTYSYFMSKYWVAHKKATTMA from the coding sequence ATGACGGATTCGCTAACCAAACTGGCTTTTCAAACGGTCCAACAAGGGAAAAACTATTTCGCGATCGCCCATAAGATGGTCAGCGGTCAAATTCGGGAGTGGATAGCACCGCGGGTAGAACAGCAAACACAATCGCTTTCTCCGCAAGCACTGCAGAAGTTCCAAAAACGGGTCGATGAGATTCTAGAGCGAGATTGGCAAGATGCCGAAGCAGGGGTATACAGTACCGATTTGTTGTTTGAGGGGGCAACCGATACGTTCTGGTGGGATTATCCCTTGCTTTGCTGGGAACTTCCCCAGGTGTGGGAAAAGGCCAACCGCCGCAGCTATCGGGAGTTTTCTTCGCAGATCGATACCCGCGGCTATCCCAACTATTACTTGCAGAACTTTCACTATCAAATTGATGGCTATCTCAGCGATCGCTCGGCGGAGTTGTACGATTTGCAGGTAGAAATTTTGTTTAATGGGTTGGGGGATACCATGCGCCGGCGGATTTTGGCCCCCCTCAAACAGAAAACAGCTTCCCTTGCTGCTCATTTGGAAACGCCTCGGGATTTGCGCATTTTGGATGTGGCTTGCGGTACGGGTCGTACCCTGAAAGGATTGCGCTCGACTTTTCCGGAAGCTTCGTTGTTTGGGGTAGACCTATCCCCAACTTATTTACGCAAAGCCAACCAATTGCTCTGCGCACAACCAGGGGAACTACCGCAACTGCTACAAGGCAATGCCGAGGCTTTGCCCTATCGCGATGCTTTCTTCCACGCTGTGACTTGCGTGTTTTTATTTCACGAGTTGCCTTCTCCAGTACGCCAGAACGTTCTCAACGAAATGTTCCGGGTTCTACAGCCGGGGGGTGTGGTGGCGATTTGTGATTCCATTCAGGTGGAAGACGATCCGGATTTGAAGCCAGCTCTGGAAAACTTCCAAACCCTATTTCACGAACCCTACTATCGGGATTACATCCAAGACGATCTCCCGGCGAAACTGCAAAAGGCAGGTTTTACCAGTGTTTCTACCTATAGCTACTTCATGAGTAAGTATTGGGTGGCGCATAAAAAAGCAACAACAATGGCGTAG